A window from Esox lucius isolate fEsoLuc1 chromosome 16, fEsoLuc1.pri, whole genome shotgun sequence encodes these proteins:
- the c1ql2 gene encoding complement C1q-like protein 2 → MVLAIIIAIPLLVHASKTDAHYEMMGTCRMICDPYNPKPSANALEVMQDLSAIPSPAFSHGTKGEPGRPGKPGPRGPPGEPGPPGPRGPPGDRGDSGKPGYPGLTTGASAEGTVSSARTENGEDRDSAIGGTKIAFYVGLKNPHEGYEVLRFDDVVTNLGNHYDPSTGKFTCQVSGIYYFTYHVLMRGGDGTSMWADLCKNGQVRASAIAQDADQNYDYASNSVVLHLDSGDEIYIKLDGGKAHGGNNNKYSTFSGFILYPD, encoded by the exons ATGGTGTTAGCTATTATCATAGCGATACCGCTGCTGGTCCATGCGTCCAAGACCGACGCGCACTACGAGATGATGGGCACCTGCCGGATGATATGTGATCCATACAACCCGAAACCCAGCGCCAATGCTTTGGAAGTCATGCAGGACCTGAGCGCCATCCCATCCCCGGCGTTTTCTCACGGGACTAAAGGTGAGCCTGGTCGGCCTGGGAAACCCGGACCGAGAGGTCCGCCCGGCGAACCAGGACCACCCGGTCCAAGAGGACCCCCGGGGGATCGGGGGGACTCTGGGAAACCGGGCTATCCCGGGCTAACCACAGGGGCGTCAGCAGAGGGAACAGTGAGCAGTGCTAGGACCGAGAATGGCGAGGACCGAGACTCCGCAATCGGTGGCACAAAAATCGCTTTTTATGTCGGTTTGAAAAACCCTCACGAGGGATACGAGGTGCTAAGGTTCGACGACGTGGTAACAAACCTAGGGAATCATTACGACCCGTCTACAGGCAAGTTCACGTGCCAAGTGTCCGGGATCTACTACTTCACGTACCATGTGTTAATGCGTGGAGGCGATGGGACAAGCATGTGGGCAGATTTGTGCAAAAACGGACAG GTCCGTGCAAGTGCGATAGCCCAGGACGCAGACCAGAACTATGACTACGCCAGCAACAGTGTGGTTCTTCATCTAGACTCCGGGGACGAGATCTACATCAAGCTGGACGGAGGCAAGGCGCACGGGGGAAACAACAATAAGTACAGCACGTTTTCCGGTTTCATTTTGTATCCGGACTAA